From Lactobacillus sp. PV012:
AGGTCGCGAAGGTTTGCTTTCTATGTTACTTTCTGTATTACAAGCACCTGTTCGCAACGTGGCATATGCTGTTAAGGCTGTTGCTGATTCTAAGGACGAATAAGATAAATAGTCAAAAAATTAATTTATATTACGGAGGAAACTTATAATGGCTTTAGATACTGATAAGATTATTGAAGCTTTAAAAGATGCATCAATCCTTGAATTGAACGATTTAGTAAAAGCTATCGAAGATGAATTTGGCGTTTCAGCTGCTGCTCCAGTTGCAGCTGCAGGTGCTGCTGGTGGTGACGCTGGTAAGACTGAATTTGACGTTGAATTAACTGACGTTGGTCAAGAAAAAGTTAAGGTTATCAAGGTTGTACGTGACATCACTGGTCTTGGCCTTAAGGATTCTAAAGATCTTGTTGATGGTGCACCTAAGAACGTTAAGGAAGCTGTTTCTGAAGACGAAGCTAACGACATCAAGGCTAAGCTTGAAGAAGTTGGTGCTACTGTTACTGTTAAGTAATAGTCTCATTTATAAGATAAGCTCTTTGCCATTTGCAGAGAGCTTATTTTTTTATAAATTTAGAAAGTTGTAAAATGAAAAATACGAAAATAAAATTTAGTTTGTCCCGAAAAAATATTTATAACTGGGTAATAGCTTTTATTGCGATATTTTCCATTTTACTAATCGTATTAGATTATGCAGCGGTCATTAACTTAAATACGACGCATAGTAAATGGTTCTGGATAAATAATGCTTTATTAGCTATATTGGCAGTTGATTATTTTTGGCAGCTGTTTAGGTCAAAGAATAAAAAAGAGTATGTAAAAAATAATATTTTTGAATTACTCTCTATTTTACCAATTAGTTTAGTGTTTATCTGGATAATAATGACAGAAGTTGGTTTTTTAATTCCAATTAGATTTTTGCGTCTAATTCGGTTAACTGGATTGATGGGAAGATTAAGAAAAATTTTTCATAATTCTGGTTTTTTATATGTGATTTACTTTTCACTGACTTTTTTACTGCTTGGTTCAATTGGAATTGCTCTTACAGAACATGTTTCTTTAGATGAGGCTTTTTGGTGGGCAATTTCAACAGCTTCTACAGTTGGCTACAGTGATGTTTCTTCTAAGAGTTTAGTTGCTCATACCTTAATTGGAAAATTTGTGACTTTAGTAATGATATTTTTAGGGATTGGAGTGATGGGAATCTTAACTTCAACTCTAACTACATACTTAGTAAAAAGGGATTCAAATAAAGAACTCTTATCAGATGATGATAGTATACGCTTGATTTTAAAAAAATTGGAAAACTTAGAACAGCAAAACGAAAATCTAGTTCGACAAAATCAAGAGATCCAGCAGGAACTTAATAATTTGAAGTCTGCACAGAATAAAGGTCCAGAAGGAATTGAAAAATTAGAAAAATGGTTTAAACATAGAAATCCAAAAAAATAAGATGGTTCGTGAGAACCATCTTTTTAATATAGTTTAAAGTATAAGTGTAAAATAATCCCAAAAATAAAGTAAAGCACGGATAAGCCAATAACTACCCAACCAGCAGTAATCCAAAATCTTGCCCAGGTTTGCTTACTAGTCTCTAATTCTTGACCAAATACTTTTGATTTTCCTTTAATGTTAAAGCCGATAATTAAAGCAATTATTCCAATAACTACAAGAACGATAAAAATTGGAAATGAAATATCCATAAAATTTCCCTTCTTACTAATTGTGATTGTTCAGTATAAACTGTTTCTTAGTTATTATACCATTTATTTCTATTAATTTATTTAATCCACATTTTGAAAAAAGAATAGTAAAATGTTAAATGAAAAGTAGAAAAGAGGACAAGTAATGGCTGAAAAAAATCAAATGTATTTTGCGACTAATCCGGATGCAAAACATGATGAAAGACAGGTACATTATAAAGTAGACAAAGTAGATTTAAAGTTCACAACTGATGCAGGAGTTTTTTCAAAACTTAGGATTGACTATGGGTCAGGAGTTTTAATTAAGGCAATGAAGGGAGTTCATTTTCCACCAGTTGGTATTTTGGATGTTGGGACAGGTTATGGGCCGATTGGATTATTTGCAGCGAAGTTTTGGCCGAATCAGACAGTAGATATGGTAGATGTAAACGAACGTGCTTTAGAATTAGCTAAGAGAAATGCAAAGATCAATCAATTGAATAATGTGAATATCTATTCTTCCAATGCTTATCATGAGATTGCAAGCGATAAGAAGTATGGATTAATTTGTACAAATCCACCAATTCGTGCAGGTAAAAAAGTAGTTGATGAAATTTTGGAAAATGCCAAAGATCATTTAGTAAAAGATGGGGTATTGCTTGTGATTATTCAAAAAAAGCAAGGAGCACCTAGTGCTAAAAAATTACTTGAAGCAACTTTTGGTAATTGTGAAATTTTAGCGCGTGATAAAGGATATTATTTGCTAAAGAGTATAAAAAATTAAACCTAATAGTAGCTTTTTTGAATAATAGTTGATATTATTAAAGCAAGAATTAAAATATACTATTTGTATAGGAGTATAGATATGAAAGCAATCAATATTATCTTAACCATTATTGTAGTTCTTGCAGCGATTGGTCTAACTGCCGTAGCTTTAAATAATAATGCACTATTCGGTATCACAGGCATAGCCTTTATCTATTTTATTGGAGCAGGAGCTTATTTTTTGAATTGTTACACTTTTCATCGCAAAGATTAGTAACTATTTTGCGACGGATTTCTCCCTGATTTGCTATAATTAACTAGAAGTGAGGGAAAAAAGTGCGTTCTAAAGAAGAAAAAGAAAAATTTATGCAACTGGCTTTTAAACAAGCGCAGCAAGCTCAAAGTCAAGGTGAGGTTCCGATTGGCGCAATTGTGGTTGATAAGGCTGGAAATGTAATAGGTGAAGGGTATAATCGGCGTGAGCTCGATGAAGATGCTACACAACATGCAGAATTGATTGCAATTAGGCAAGCCTGTGAAACTTTGGGTTCTTGGCGGCTAATTGATTGTAGCCTTTTTGTAACCCTTGAGCCATGTGCAATGTGTGCTGGAGCAATTATTAATGCTCGTTTAAAAGATGTTTATTATGGAGCATTTGATCCTAAGGCGGGAGCGGCTGGAAGTGTAATTGATCTCTTTAAAGTAGATAAGTTTAATCATCATCCACAAGTTTATGGTGGAATTTACCAGCCTTTAGCTGCTCAAATGTTAAAAGATTTTTTTAGGGCAATTCGAAAGAAGCAAAAAGTAAAAGATAGTGGAAATTTTTCTTAAAATAGAGTATTATTAAATACAGGCAATATCTGACCTCTGAATCGTGTCAGGACCGGAAGGTAGCAGCACTAAGGTTGCTTGGATATGTGCCTTTTTTTGAGACATTTGATCGCTCTTAACTCTTTTAAAGAGTTGAGAGCTTTTTAATTCGGTAAAGGAGTATATATGGCTTATCAAGCGCTTTATCGTAAGTGGCGACCACGTTTATTTGATGATGTAGTAGGCCAAGAAGCGATAACTGATACATTAAAAAATGCAATCAAGCGTGGCAAAGTGTCGCATGCCTTTTTATTTGGCGGTCCGCGAGGAACAGGAAAAACATCTTGTGCGAAAATTTTTGCAAAAGCTCTTAATTGTACGAATTTACAAGACGGAGAACCTTGTAATGAATGCGCTAATTGTATAGCAGCTGATCAAGGAGCAATGAATGATATTATTGAAATCGATGCTGCTTCGAATAATGGAGTAGATGAAATTCGTGATATTAGAGATAAAGTAAAGTATGCTCCAACGCAAGGAAAGTATAAAGTTTACATCATTGATGAGGTTCACATGTTGTCCATGGGTGCATTTAATGCCCTTTTAAAAACTTTGGAAGAACCTCCTGAGCATGTAGTCTTTATTTTAGCAACAACAGAATTGCAAAAAGTTCCCGCAACAATTATTTCAAGAACGCAGCGTTACAACTTTAAACGTATTTCGCAAATGGACTTAATTGCCCGAATGAAAGTAATTTTAAAAGCAGAAAATGTTTCTTATGATGAAAAGGCACTAAAAGTAATTGCACAAGTTGCAGATGGTGGAATGCGGGATAGTTTGAGTATTTTAGATAAAATTTTGTCCTATGACCAAGATCAAATTAAATATGAAGATACTTTAAAAATTACTGGCTTTGCAGCTCAAGAAAAGATTGAAACATTATTCTTACAGTTGATGCAGACGCACACAGAGGATTCCTTAAGCTTGATTAAAGAATTGCTTGCCAGCGGAGCAAGTAGTAAAAATATTTTAAATGAATTGATCGAATTGAGTGTGCAAGCTCTATTAACCAAAAAGGGTGATAAAAGTCATACTTATTTTTTAAATGATTTTGCTAGCTCACTAACTGAGATTCCAGAAGAAAAGTTTTTTAAATTAACAAAGTTAGCAAATGAAGCTTTGAATGATTTAAAGTATACTAATCAGCAAGCAATTCCACTTGATGTTTTTTCAGTTAAAATGACACATCAAGTAAAAGATTCTCCTCAACCTGGTGGAGAGGTTCCTAGTGAAGAATTAAGTGAGTTGCAAAATCAAATAAATAGTTTAACTAGACAAGTACAAAGCTTACTTCATAAATCTGCATTGAATCAAACAAAAAATAAAGATGAAGCTCCTAGGAGTGAAAAAACTGTTATGCCTCAGACAAATGGTGTAGCATATGATAATAAAGAAAAAATTTACCACGTTTTGATGAATGCAACAAAAAATGATTTGGTTAATATAAAGGAAAGCTGGAGTGATGTTCTTTCGACTTTCCCTAATAATAAACAAGCAATGGTAAAAATTCTTGAACCAGTAGCAGCAAGTAATCAAGAAGTAGTTTTGTCATGCAAATATGAATTATGGTTTAAATACACTAATAATGATGTAGAATTATTAGGAGAGCTGGAAGCCCAATTAGCTAAAATGACACAGCACAATTACAAGATTGTGTTAGTGGCTGCTAGGGATTGGCAAAAGGTAAGAGCTGACTTTTTGAGTAAGCACAAAGCTGAATTATTAAATAAGAATAACTCAGAACGACAAACGCCAAAAAGTAATCCAGTTGTAGATAAGGCACAAGAATTATTTGGTGACTTGGTTAATATTAAAGATTAAAGGAGATTTAAAATGGGAAAAAGACCTAATTTTGGTGGAATGGGAAACATGGGAAACATGCAAAACCTAATTAAACAAGCCAAAAAAATGCAAAAGCAAATGGCTGAAGAACAAGCAAATTTATCTACTCAAGAATTTGTGGGTAAATCAGCTGATGATATGGTAGTGGCCACTTTTAGTGGGGATCGTAAGTTAAAAGATATCAAGATTGAAGCTGAAGCAATTGATCCTGAAGATCCAGATATGTTACAAGATTTAATTATTGATGCTGTGAATAAAGGTATTCAAGCAGTAGAAGATGCTACTCAAGCTTCAATGGGAAAATATACTAAAGGACTGATGTAGGAATGCAATATCCTTTGCCAATTACACGTTTAATTGAAAACTATATGAAATTACCAGGAATTGGTGAAAAGACAGCAACTAGACTTGCTTTTTATACATTAGATATGAATAAAAAAGATGTAGAAGATTTTTCTAAATCTTTGGAAGCTGTAAAAAAAGAAATTCATTCATGTTCAATTTGTGGCAATATTACGCAACAAGATCCTTGTGAAATTTGTACAAATGCTAATCGAGATCAATCAACAATTATGGTTGTAGAACAACCTAAAGATGTGATGGCTTTTGAAGAAATGGGCGAATATAGTGGGTTGTACCATGTTCTTCATGGGGTGCTTTCACCAATGGATGGAGTAGGACCAGAAGAAATTAATATCAAGTCTTTAATAAAGAGATTACAAAAAAATGATCAAGTTAAAGAAGTAATTTTGGCGCTCAATTCTACTCCTGAAGGTGAAGCAACTAGTATGTATATTGGAAAATTATTAAAGCCAGCAGGCATTAAAATTACTCGCTTAGCAGCAGGGTTAGCGGTAGGAAGCGATATTGAATATGCAAACTCAATAACACTAAAAAGAGCGGTTCAGGGGAGAACTATCCTATGAGAGAAAAAATTGATATCAAAAAAGTTGGGGATGGTCGATTAATTGCAACAGTTACTAGATTGCAACGACAAATTGCAATGCAAAAAACATTTGAACCGACAACCTTAGATTTGTCTACCGACAACCGGATTGCAGACAAGATTTTACATGCAAAGTATAATTTTTTATATAATGAAGCTAGAAGAAGACATACAGCTTCAAGTAATTCAGATAGTGTAATTACTCAGTAATTAGTTTTATTTAGAGAAAAATTTATACCTAGAGATGAATTGATGAGATAAACCTTAAAAGTTAGCTACTTTTGAGGTTTTTTTCATAACAAAAATTACAATATTGGAATATTATTTGTTGTCTTTTTTAATAAAAAGACAAAAATGTAAAAATTAGTGTAACTAAAAAGTCCATATTTACGGGATATAATCGAACTTTATATATTAAGTTTGTGCTAGAAGGGGTAAAAATAACAAAAAGTGATATAATAAAATAAAAAATAATGGAAAGTAGAAAAAAGAAGGAAAGTTTGGATTATGAAGCACAAGCAAGATGCTAATTTTAAAAATAAACTAAATGGGAAGCAAGAAAGTTTCAGTTTGCGTAAGTATACAGTTGGATTATGCAGCGTATTACTTGGAACCACTTTTTTTGTAATGGGGAATGGAAATATAGTTCATGCGGAAACAGTAGCACCAGATTCGTCTACTGCAGTTGTAGAAAGTAATGCAAAGCCGGTTTCTAAAGAAAGTACTAAAGAAGATCAAGATACTTCTTTAAATAGTGAAGAAACTACTTCTCAAGAAACAAATTTGAAAAGTACCGGCGAAACTAATGAAAAAGTAAATCAAGTTGCTACGCAAGAAAAAGGTGAAGAGGTTACTGAACAAAATAATCAATCTAAGACTGAAACTGGCTTGACTAGTTCACCTTTATACACTGAACAAAATCAAGTACCTGAGTTAAACCTGAATGAGTTATTTACGCAAGAACAATTAGCTCAGTATGGTGATGATGCAAGTATAGCTTGGACAGAAAAGCCGGATGTTTCTAAGATTGGGAATACAAATGGTACAGCTAAGTTAACCTATGAAGATATGGATGCTGATACTCCCATGGCTAAGGATGTCATGGTAGACGTTCCAGTTTTAGTAAGAAAAGCAGAACAAGAAGTTAAAGAAAATCAAGTAAAAAATAGTCTAAATATTATCAACACCGATAATAATTCATTAGTTGCGCATTATGAATGGGTTGGTGATAAGGCTAAGAACGAAGATGAAGAGGAATCTCTTGCAAATAGGGATGCTGTTGAAAGCAATTTTAACACTACGATTGAAGGATTAGGATTTGAGTTGGATGATGAGTCAGAGTTTCCAGAAGACTTAATGAGCTTTGGTACTGCAAACAAAGTTGCAACAGTATTCGTTCATCCAATTAGTGAAACTCCAATTATTAGTGACGCTCCCTACTTTGAAAATGGAGAGGGCGATAGCACTATTGATAATATAGATACCATCCCCAGTGCATCCAGTTATATTGGTAATTTAGGCGCTTTGCCTGTAGGTACGACCATTGAATGGAAAGTTGCTCCAACATATGATTACACCAAAGATGAAGATGGCGATTATGTCAATCCTGAACCGACAAATGATCCAAGTATTAAGGTTACTATTCCAGGCAAAGATCCAATTATTTTAGATAGTAACTTATATGGTGATTCTTTAAAAGAAATTGCAACTTTACCAGCTGATGGCAATGATACCTTACTATTAAAGTCAGATAATGAATTAAAGCTTGGTGCAAGTGTAGACAATGATCCAAGTACTTATGTGACTAATTTAGATTCATTTATTAAAAATTACCTTGAAAATTCGGGTGAAGAAGTAAACGCTGATAATATTCAAAACTTTAAAGATTCATTTAAGTGGACTATTTTACCTAACACTGAGCAAGCTGGTTATACTTTTGGTGTCTTCGATTATAATGATGGTAATGTTGGAAATTTGATTTTATTCAAAGTAAATCCAAATAAAGTGGAGAATTCTAAGAATATCACTAGAACGATTACTTTTGAAGGATTACCAAAAGATATTACTCCAAAGAGTGAATCCCAAATTGTAACTTTTACTCAAGATGGTAATCAAACTTATGTTGATGAACCTATTGCGTATAAGAGTAATAATCCTGTTTGGGAAGAATATTCTGTGCCAGAAGTAAAAGGCTATACACCAGATAAAGTTAAAGTTCCATTGAAAGCAGTAAAATTTAACGATAAAAATGATAATGTCGTTATTACCTACACTGCGAATGAACATACTAGAAAGATTAACTTTGTAGATCCAACTGATAAGACAGTTGGAACTCAAACTGTAAGTGGTAAAACAGGTACAAGTGTAACTCTTGGAAACAATAGTGGTGATACTCCATTGAATATTCCAAGTGGTTACGAAATTGTACCAAATACTGAAGTACCAACTAACGTTCCATTTAACGCAGATAATAAAGATAATGGTGATATTACTGTTCACGTACAAGCAAAGGTTGATACAGTAGATGGACGTCATGATAAGAGTAATAGTGATTACCGTCAAGTAACAAGAACTATTACTGTAAATATAGAAGGTCAAAAGCCACAAGTAGTAACGCAAACGCTTGACTTCTACAGAACTAAGTCAACTAATGAAGTAACCGGTGAAGTGACATACACTGACTGGACTTCAAACATGACTGATAATTCAACCAGTTTCCCAGAAGTAGAAATTCCAAGTGCTGGTGGATACACAAGAACCATCACTGGTGGTGAAATCACTACTAAGGATGGCAAGGATTATGTAGCAGCACACTCAGGCCTAAAAGACGGTACGCCAGTAAGGTAACAGTTAACTATGTCAAAGTAGCTCAAAAAGCTACAATCAAGTACGTAAATAACGCCGATCATAATGATATAGTTGGGACCCAAGAAGTACCAGGAGAAATTGGTGAAACAGTCCCAGTAAAACTTCAAGTACCAGCTAACTGGCAAGTAGTAGGTGGACAAGAAGTACCAAGTTCATTCACATTTGGTTCAACTCCACTTAAGGACACAATTGTTTACGTAGACCACAAGACTGAAGACGTAACTAAGGATCCAAGTGAAAAGGATAATGTCGCCAAGACTATTACTAGAACGATTGAAACTGAAGTAGCAGGTAAGACTACTAAGGTTGAAGATCAAACAGTAACTCTTCAGAGAACCGCAACTAAGGACTTAGCAACTAATGAAGTAACTTATGGTGCTTGGAACACTGCTAAGTTTGATGCAGTGACTGCTCCAGCAGAAGCAGGTTACACCGTAAGTAACCCAGATGCCGCTCCAGAAGTAGCAGTAACAGGAGACACTAGTGATTCAACAGTAACCTTTACTTACACTGCAAATGAACAAACCAGAAAGATTAACTTCGTTGAGCCAAGTGGTAAGACAGTAGGCACTCAAACTGTAAGTGGTAAAACAGGAACAAGTGTAACTATTGGTAATAATAGTGGTGATACTCCATTGAATATTCCAAGTGGTTATGAAGTTGTACCAAATACCAAAGTACCAACCACAGTTCCATTTAATGCAGATAGTAAAGATAATGGTGACATCACTGTTAAGGTTCAACCTAAGATTGATGTAGTTGATGGAGGTACCGATAAGAATAATAGTGATGTTTACCATCAAGTAACCAGAACTATTACTGCAAATATCGAAGGTAAAAAGCCACAAGTAGTAACGCAAACCCTTGACTTCTACAGAACTAAGTCAACTAATGAAGTAACCGGTGAAGTGACATACACTGACTGGACTTCAAATATGACTGATAATTCAATCAGTTTCCCAGAAGTAGAAATTCCAAGTGCTGGTGGATACACTAGAACCATCACTGGTGGTGAAATCACTACTAAGGATGGTAAAGACTACGTAGCTTCAGCTAATGGTTTATCTGATGGAAGTCCAGTGAATAACGTTGTAGTTACTGTCAACTACACTAAGGCAGAACAAACAGCTACAATCAAGTTTGTCAACAACGCTGATCATAATGATGTTGTAAGTACCCAAAAAGTACCAGGAGAAATTGGTGAAACTATCCCAGTAACACTTCAAGTACCAGCTAACTGGCAAGTAGTTGGTGGACAACAAGTACCAAGTTCATTCACATTTGGATCAACCCCACTTAAGGACACGATTGTTTACGTAGAACATGCAACTAAGGATCCAAGTCAAGCAGATAAAGTGAACAAGACTGTAACTAGAACTATTAATTATGTGAATCCAGTAACTAATAAGATAGAAACTTACAAGATTGAATCAGTAACACTTCATAGAACTGCTACTGAAGACTTAGTAACAGGAGAAGTAACTTACAGTGCTTGGAACACAAAAGATGCTAAGTTTGATGCAGTAACAGCCCCAGAAATTGCAGGTTACACAGTAACTAATCCAGATGCGGCTTCAGAAGTAGCAGTAACAGGAAATACTAGTGATTCAACAGTAACCTTTACTTACACTGCCAATGACCATACTCAAGTAATTAATTACGTCGATCCAGCTGGTAAGATAATTAAGACTTACAAGGTGAATGGTAAGACGAATGAGACTGTTCTTACTAATATCCAAAGTAATGTACCAGAAGGATGGGTGATTACGAATAAGACAGTTCCAGATAAAATTACATTTGGTTCAAATAATCCAGCACCAATTATTATTTACGTGGAAAAAGAGGTAAAACCGACTATAGATTCTGGTAAGAATATTCCAGCGCCTGAAGTTAACCCAGATACCTCAACTCCAGCGACTAAAGATAGTGGAAATCCAGTAACCCCACAAATTCCTCAAACTAGTCAACCAACTATTTCCACTAAACCAGTTCCTAATCCAATTGTTGTTCCTACTGGGAAACTTCCAGAAGCTTCTACTGGAATTAAGAATAAAACTGATTTTCCCAAGGGTACTAAGTACACTTGGAAGAAGACCCCAGAGACTGCCGAAGCTGGAAAAATAACAGGAACAGTGGTAGTAACTTATCCAAATGGTGAAACTCTTGAAGTGCCAGTTATTATTACTGTTGCGCCCCATGCTAAAGACACCAAAGGAGAATCAAAAGTTCATAGAACACCTGCTAAATTACGTAAAACTTATACCACCCGTCGGGAAACTTCTCGCTATCTTGGTAATTCTCTTTCTGTAAAAGAAAAGAAACGATTTGATCAGAGAAATCTTTCTAAAGGAAAAAATAACCAGGCTAAAGTTTTACCACAAACTGGTAATCAAGCAAATAAAGCAAGTGTTTTAGGGTTAATGATTGCTAGTGTAGGTGCAATTTTAGGACTAGCTGTAAGTAAGAAACAAAGAAAATAAAACTTACTGGATATAATTAAGTTCATAATATTAATGAAATTTGCTCGAAAATTTAAATTTTTTGGGCTTTTTCTTTTCTTCTTAAACTTAGTTAAAACAAACACTGTCATTAATTTAGATTTTCCAGTACAATGCAAAGTGGAGGAAATTATTCATGCAAGGATACTTAATTACAGTTGAAGGCCCTGATGGTGCCGGTAAGACTACTGTCTTAAACGAAATTATTAAAAGAATTTCGCCCAAATTAAAATACCCATATTTAGTTACAAGAGAACCAGGTGGATCTCAAATCTCAGAAAACATACGTAAAATCATTTTGGATCCTCATAATAATGAAATGGATGCAACTACCGAAGCACTTTTATATGCGGCTTCGCGTAGTCAACATGTTCACGAGGTGCTATTACCAGCTTTAAAGAAAGGAAAAATTATTTTTTCTGATCGTTTTGTAGATAGTTCTTTAGCTTATCAAGGAATGGGAAGAAAACTAGGAATTGATGAAGTGAAATTAATTAATGATTTTGCTACAGAACATTTAGAACCACAGCTAACATTATTTTTAGATATTAAGCCAGAAGATGGCTTGGCTAGGATAAAGAAAGAACGACCTGATCAAGAAGACCGATTGGAACAAGAAAAATTAAGTTTTCATGAGCAAGTGTACCAAGGTTATCAAGAGGTACTTAAAAAGTATCCGGCAAGAATGCATCGCATTGATGCCAACCAAAAGCTTGATGATGTAGTACAAAATAGCATTGAAGTAATTCAAAATAACTTACCAGAAATTTTTAAATAAAATG
This genomic window contains:
- a CDS encoding mucin-binding protein encodes the protein MTRTIETEVAGKTTKVEDQTVTLQRTATKDLATNEVTYGAWNTAKFDAVTAPAEAGYTVSNPDAAPEVAVTGDTSDSTVTFTYTANEQTRKINFVEPSGKTVGTQTVSGKTGTSVTIGNNSGDTPLNIPSGYEVVPNTKVPTTVPFNADSKDNGDITVKVQPKIDVVDGGTDKNNSDVYHQVTRTITANIEGKKPQVVTQTLDFYRTKSTNEVTGEVTYTDWTSNMTDNSISFPEVEIPSAGGYTRTITGGEITTKDGKDYVASANGLSDGSPVNNVVVTVNYTKAEQTATIKFVNNADHNDVVSTQKVPGEIGETIPVTLQVPANWQVVGGQQVPSSFTFGSTPLKDTIVYVEHATKDPSQADKVNKTVTRTINYVNPVTNKIETYKIESVTLHRTATEDLVTGEVTYSAWNTKDAKFDAVTAPEIAGYTVTNPDAASEVAVTGNTSDSTVTFTYTANDHTQVINYVDPAGKIIKTYKVNGKTNETVLTNIQSNVPEGWVITNKTVPDKITFGSNNPAPIIIYVEKEVKPTIDSGKNIPAPEVNPDTSTPATKDSGNPVTPQIPQTSQPTISTKPVPNPIVVPTGKLPEASTGIKNKTDFPKGTKYTWKKTPETAEAGKITGTVVVTYPNGETLEVPVIITVAPHAKDTKGESKVHRTPAKLRKTYTTRRETSRYLGNSLSVKEKKRFDQRNLSKGKNNQAKVLPQTGNQANKASVLGLMIASVGAILGLAVSKKQRK
- the tmk gene encoding dTMP kinase, whose protein sequence is MQGYLITVEGPDGAGKTTVLNEIIKRISPKLKYPYLVTREPGGSQISENIRKIILDPHNNEMDATTEALLYAASRSQHVHEVLLPALKKGKIIFSDRFVDSSLAYQGMGRKLGIDEVKLINDFATEHLEPQLTLFLDIKPEDGLARIKKERPDQEDRLEQEKLSFHEQVYQGYQEVLKKYPARMHRIDANQKLDDVVQNSIEVIQNNLPEIFK